In a genomic window of Magnolia sinica isolate HGM2019 chromosome 14, MsV1, whole genome shotgun sequence:
- the LOC131224964 gene encoding UDP-glycosyltransferase 73C3-like, with translation MASQDHQHIHVVFIPLMAQGHMIPMMDIARLFARRGVMVTIITTPLNASRFQAVIDREMQAGLQIELVQFPFPCKELGLPQGCDNVDLIPSQEMAVNFLKAVDFLQHPVEQFLQEHQTPVSCIISDTCLPWTCETASKFQIPRIAFHGTCCFSLLSMLNIHCYKPYKTVASELEPFVIPGLPHRIEITKSQLLVDMNANLELQQVNEKLIEGDLKSYGVVVNSFEELEPEYVESYQKACGKKVWTVGPVSLCNTEIVDRAERGNKASIDEHECLSWLDSRKPRSVVYACFGSISILAPSHLIEIGLGLEASKHTFIWVIRKDQKCSEVEEWLSGGFEERVKERALIIRGWAPQMLILSHAAIGGFLSHCGWNSTLESISVGVPMIACPVFAEQFFNEKLIVHVLKTGVSVGVKAAIKWGQEKRVFVKMEEVKKAVERLMDEGEEGEERRKRARELGEKARSAMEEGGSSYNNITLLIQDIINLANKNWNAKGEA, from the coding sequence ATGGCTTCCCAAGATCATCAGCATATCCATGTCGTCTTCATTCCTCTAATGGCCCAAGGCCACATGATTCCCATGATGGACATAGCCCGCTTGTTCGCAAGACGCGGGGTGATGGTCACCATAATCACCACACCCCTCAACGCATCTCGTTTCCAGGCCGTCATAGACCGCGAAATGCAAGCCGGCCTACAAATCGAACTCGTACAATTCCCATTCCCATGTAAAGAACTTGGACTTCCACAAGGATGTGATAACGTTGATCTCATCCCTTCACAAGAGATGGCGGTAAATTTCTTGAAGGCAGTCGATTTCCTACAACACCCGGTAGAACAATTCCTCCAAGAACATCAAACTCCCGTGAGCTGCATAATTTCGGACACATGTCTACCTTGGACATGCGAAACGGCTAGCAAGTTTCAAATTCCGAGAATTGCATTCCATGGAACATGTTGCTTCTCTCTCTTGAGCATGCTCAATATACACTGTTACAAGCCTTACAAAACCGTTGCATCCGAATTGGAGCCATTCGTCATCCCGGGTTTGCCTCATCGAATTGAAATAACGAAATCCCAGCTCCTTGTCGACATGAATGCCAATCTGGAGTTGCAACAGGTTAACGAAAAACTTATAGAGGGAGATCTAAAATCTTATGGTGTGGTGGTGAATAGTTTTGAAGAGCTGGAGCCTGAATACGTGGAGAGCTACCAGAAGGCTTGCGGAAAGAAGGTTTGGACTGTTGGACCAGTTTCTCTGTGTAACACGGAGATTGTAGATAGAGCTGAAAGAGGGAACAAGGCCTCAATCGACGAGCACGAATGTTTGAGTTGGCTTGATTCGAGGAAGCCCAGGTCAGTTGTTTATGCTTGTTTCGGAAGCATATCTATTCTTGCACCATCGCATTTGATAGAGATTGGTTTGGGACTAGAAGCTTCAAAACACACTTTCATTTGGGTGATTAGAAAAGACCAGAAATGTTCTGAGGTAGAAGAATGGCTTTCAGGCGGATTCGAGGAGAGGGTGAAGGAAAGGGCTCTTATAATTAGAGGCTGGGCGCCACAAATGCTAATTCTATCCCACGCAGCTATAGGAGGATTCTTATCACATTGTGGTTGGAATTCGACGTTGGAGAGCATCAGTGTAGGTGTGCCAATGATAGCATGTCCTGTCTTTGCAGAGCAGTTCTTCAATGAGAAGCTTATCGTACATGTTCTCAAGACGGGAGTGAGTGTTGGTGTCAAGGCAGCTATTAAGTGGGGGCAAGAGAAGAGAGTATTTGTGAAGATGGAAGAAGTTAAGAAGGCCGTCGAGAGATTGATGGATGAGGGAGAGGaaggagaagagaggagaaagagagctAGAGAGTTGGGAGAGAAGGCAAGGAGCGCTATGGAAGAAGGCGGATCTTCATACAACAACATAACACTTTTAATTCAAGATATCATCAACCTGGCTAATAAGAATTGGAATGCCAAAGGTGAAGcatga